Below is a genomic region from Triticum dicoccoides isolate Atlit2015 ecotype Zavitan chromosome 5A, WEW_v2.0, whole genome shotgun sequence.
attcacatatgtatttaggtttccaatcaatacaattctagcatgaataataaacatttatcatgaataaggaaatataaaataacaactttatgattgcctctagggcatatttccttcaaaaacatgatgcaaaatggatgtatcagagcCATAGCGACCCCACAACCGACAATGCACCAGGAAGCTCCGGATCAAAGGGAGTTTAGTAATAGATGAGTATCATCAACAAAGTTATTGTATCGCACCCACCTTCATATTTTGGACTACATAGGCCCTTATGTACATGATCAATGTAATTCTTGCATCGACATTGATAAATTTGATTAAACCTCAACTTTTCGGACTAAAATTTGATAACACTTAGTTCACACATAGTCTCTTGACCATTTTTCATTAAACGTCAAAATCCAATAAGGTACTAGATGCACCTTTTCGAATTAGATGACAATGGCCAATATGAAATAAACCTAAACTCGAAGTggcaaacacaaaaaataaaatgagagattaCACAAATGGAAGTTCTCATAGTCTTCCATCTACTAAGAAGAGACCGGGTTTAATCCTTTTCCGATCTTTAGCGTATCATCTTGTCCTTTGACGGTCCTAGTCGATCACATTAATGGACACAACTCCCATCCCAAGATTCGTTATAAATGAGTATAGCGAGGAGCGAATAATTGAATTTGTGATCAATATATCTCACAAACCTGTGACCATCGACAATGATTCTATTAATGGAATTAAGAAGTAATGGCTAAAATGATATGATAAGATTTAACGGGTAGTCACGGAAGGAGAGAAAAGACAAACATATCTTTTCCAATAATAATACGATCAATGTGGACTAATATGTTCCCACCCCTATGGCCCTCTCCTTCATTAAATTTTTTGTATCATCTTCTTGCATTTTCAAATAATTAGCACCTGTGGAGGTTGAGCTACATGTAACCCCTTATCCTCACCCCTCCAACAACATTGCTTTGAGATCTGTGCTCTCCAACTTACTATGTaattttttttgtttctctcaaatgaAACAACATATggacttcaaactttgcaaatcaaACAAACTTTAGAACTTCAACGTGTGAAAAAGCATTCAGGCTTTTTGGTTtgacataaatatacaaaatgagacTTTTTTAATAAAAAATTATTTAAGCATTTAAAGTACATGAAAAAAATTcaaaagtttttttttcaaattattgCTAGAATTTTTTATTGTTCTGAAAAGTTTGAAGTTTATATGTTGTTTCATTTGAGagaagcaaaaaagacaaattttcctGCACGGATCGCGATGCCAAAATGGATGGCTAAGATAAGGTGTACCATATAACTCAATCTACAGAAAACCACACTCAATAATTAGGCTATAGTAAGGAGGAGATTTAGCCTCTTTACAATTGGCGGCACATCTTCATATCTTCTTTGTCGATCCCTATGTGACCGCACGCATCGCCACCCAAATCTTATATATACGCTTTTAACGAGGAaatattaattaaataaattctctcCAATAATATCTTGGCTCAACATCGCTAGGTAAAAAAAACTAGCAGACATGTAGTGGCAAGACTGATATGAACTTGAATAGGAAGTGTTAAGAATGAGAAGAACAAATTTGAATGGTAGAAATAAAATTTCTCACAATCTGCCAATTAATACAGACTAGCTAGTATTTGCTCAACccttaactctctctctctctctctctctctctctctctctctctctctctctctctctctctctcttaaaagTCTTCTTCTCTCTTGGTCAAAAGATAAGGGGAGTAGGGGGGAGATTTTAGGTGACTTCCAGACGAAAAGCTACAGCCCTTTCTTTATATCTTTGGTGCCAAGTATAAAAGAAGAGTGCAAACAGAAGTCAGTTGCAATTAATATCTGATTTTGTATCCTTTTGCTAGAGATGTGCATAgtgtgaagagagagagagacgaggtgGAGGATGGTCAGAGCCTTCATAAGGGCTTCATGGGAGGCATCAGAGAAGAAGATCACCACCATCACCAACCCACGGAGCTCCCCCTGGGCTTCTGGAGCGCCCCGCCACCGCCGATGATCGCCTCTTCCTCCATGTAAGTTGATCACACGAGCTCTACGTTTTCCCCTCTTCTTTTGGCCTTTCCAGAGTTCTCTCCTTGAGTCTCCCCCCAGCCTCCACGCAAAGAGATGAACAGCACACTTTTGCTTGTTTGGTTCCATAGAATAGCTAGGAATTCACCAACTCCATACTGATATTTGTTCCTTCTGGTTCTCTGTTCTCACCTTTTGGTTTCCCCCGCTTCCTCTCTAGGTTTAATTTTATTTTGTCAGTCTCCGAAGAATTTTTCTTGTGTGCCTATGCATAGAGGTAACTAGTTTAATTAGCAAAACGACCAAGATTCTTCTACCGTCATTTGACATCTTGTGGAGTTTGGGTTTTTGATGGCTTTGAAGAATTCATACACAGACATATATGAGGAACTGTTCAGCACTCGATCATTATGTCAAATTACTTATCTAGTGATTAGTTAGGGACATGGAAGTAGTTTAGGGGCTGAGATAAGGAAAGAAGGAAACAAACTTTCCAAATATTAGGATACAATTCTTTTCCTTGTACCTTTCAGCAAGTAGCTAAGATCAAAACTTTTTTAATGGATTTCACACACCGACTCTTCTATCTGCTCCATTAAAGAAAAGTTGTGTTCCTACTTGCTTCCTGATGTATTCAACTACCGACTATTGCTTGTTTCCTCATCCAATTTCCTTTCTAGGAGCAAGGAGTCGACGAGCTACGACATGGCAGATTTCGATCAAACGGCAATATTTCTCTACCTAGATGGTCATGATCCACAGTCGATTCAGGAACAACGACGTAAGTTTTCGGAAAAAAAAACCCACTTACATACATATGCTTAATCACCCAGTTTTCTGTGTCTAATTTGTTGTTGGTTTCGTGTGTTTTGTTCCTGATGATGTGTTCCTTCTTGGTATGGATTTGGTAATTCTTCCTGTGTGAAGAGTGTGACATGTAACAGACTGTCTCCCCCCTTTGCAAGAACTTGATCTTAAAGAAGCTATAAATATTCCTTCTTTCCTCTTCTCACACATTCCTTTCCATTTGCGCCTTCTCATGCACCCTGTTGAATTGCAGCCCCAGAAGCATGCGTTACAAGTACCACATGTATTTAAGATCGAAAGCACTTTCTCCAAGAGCGATTAGTGTTAATTCTGGATTAATTCCATTCGCTCAATATTTCTAGCTATAGCTAGCTTCCAAAGCACCACGCAACATCtttttctctatctctctctatctaCGAGTTGCAGCACCTTGTTAATCAATCCTACTCCCACTTGCAGAAACTCTGAACATCTTCCCCTCGCAGCCCATGCATGCCGCCGAGCCGCTTAACCCTACTGCAAAGGTACGTATATGCGTACGTATGCACGCAAATTACACAATATATACGGTCAATTTAATTGATTTGTCatggatggcgtggtggtgatatgTTTGTAAGTGTAGATTAATGGCGGCGCAGTCATGGCGGCCATGCTTGCTAATGGCGGTAACCCGCAGCAGGCGTCTCCAAAGAGGCCTGAACAGCAGCAGCAGCTGGTGCTGCAAGGTGCCGCCGGCGGCCCCAATGCAACACCCTTGCTGACTGGTTCAGCCAAGGACAACAAGAACAGTGCCAGTCTCATCAAGGTATCTTATTTTACAATTTCTTCCTTCCTATCTACAAAAGTATAGGCAGAATATATGTAGAAATGTCCCCCCTTTCTCTCACATGTTTTTGTAACAAATGTGGCTTGCAGAAGGAAGGAACCAGCAGTGGGAAGGGTGCAACATCATCTAGCACAGACCCAGATAGGGAAGGGAACAGGAGAACACAGGACCCTAAGGTAAACTAGCTAGGCTACTGATTCGGGCAGGCCTCCTTTCTAAAGAAAAATCTTCACAAATAGTAAATATTTTGAAACATAATAATTTAATTAGTCTAAAGGTAGAATAACATAACTAATTAGAAGAGGTTTTCTTATAGAAAACTAATTAGGAGAGGGTGAACAGTCACTGTCTACAGGGCAGGCAGGCTACACACATACATACAAATGGTAGTTAACCCTAGCTGCATATATATGTTATGACTCTTGACTTTGACATGTGTGTGTATTTTATATGTGCATGTTGCAGACACTGAGGAGGCTTGCACAGAATAGAGAGGCAGCCAGGAAAAGTAGGCTCAGGAAGAAGGTGAGTCAGTCAACCAAGAAACACCGTAACTTAAAGAAACAAATCATGCATGCATATATTTCTGTATGTACATATCTTCATAAACATACATTAATACATGTGGCATTAATTAAGGTCGAAACATATGTGTATACGCTGTTCATATGCAAGTAACGCCGCCATTAGTCAACTATACTTTTCCCTTCACTAAATAAATGGGGTTTCATTGTCTGCTAGTAGTGATTAAATGAGATTTGTGATGTAGCAGTTTTTGGCTCTTTCTTTCAGACTTATGTGCTCAGGgatatctttattttcttgaacttgacacaccAACTAGCTAGAGAACTATGTTAGTACTTTCCAAGAGTGTTATCGCTATTTATGTTTCGATATTCCCAGGTGCAATATATTCTGATCATGCCGTGGCTGGTTGGCTCTACAAACTAATATAGCACCTCAAGACCTATGGTTATTTGTGCCAGTTATCTCCCATTATTATGTGCGAGCAGATATAGAAATTAGACTAATTTAGTAGCAGAAAAGTAagctttgtatgctaccaaattTCCATGCATCTTCCTGATATATTTAAGGAAAATAACTTTTCTATGTCGTTGAGTGAACTCTTCAATCAAGCGCTGTTTGAATATTTCTAGATCCAGGACGTTCAAAAACTGAAATAGAATGTGCATCTACCATACGCCTTGATGCAGCATATGTAACTATGTAAGGAACTAATTAGAGGtaattacctcttcattcttcaggCTTACATCCAACAGTTGGAGACAAGTAGGATTAGGCTAAGCCAGATCGAACAACAGGTTC
It encodes:
- the LOC119301199 gene encoding transcription factor TGAL7-like isoform X2 gives rise to the protein MGGIREEDHHHHQPTELPLGFWSAPPPPMIASSSMSKESTSYDMADFDQTAIFLYLDGHDPQSIQEQRQTLNIFPSQPMHAAEPLNPTAKINGGAVMAAMLANGGNPQQASPKRPEQQQQLVLQGAAGGPNATPLLTGSAKDNKNSASLIKKEGTSSGKGATSSSTDPDREGNRRTQDPKTLRRLAQNREAARKSRLRKKAYIQQLETSRIRLSQIEQQVQAGRVQGVLLGTGDHHQGLPSAPSFAGMFDMEYGRWVEEHSKLIFQLRALLNDNAPDNQVQVLVGGAMAHHEELLNLKAAIARTDIFHLLCGVWASPAERCFLWLGGFRPTEVIKVMLKQVESLSEGQLLGIYNLQRWVQETEESLNHTMGTLQHSLSDTIASPEAAGGNFMGHMSLALNKISSMEAIVRQMG